One window from the genome of Macrobrachium rosenbergii isolate ZJJX-2024 chromosome 2, ASM4041242v1, whole genome shotgun sequence encodes:
- the LOC136846687 gene encoding uncharacterized protein, with protein MEQQPPVSRPLSRTLSFSPSNSCRVPKTPCSSRSWSSASSSSYSSYSSYATYPSTYRPLIPRPLLGGQSFRCRRKLFDSFREILPPPPPPAPAPPAPMQSSPKDGPRIRSRDNACKAQTSFFLEGLPYRRVERPQFRIFRDLGSGQFPENVERQRHSFQQPLPYSDLDYLLIKRKTSVTPSKLSEVENQLPSGTPSGTPTKSDEEHSNPSVIVNDVKKRQCEDECDTLEFRPIRI; from the exons ATGGAACAGCAACCTCCGGTTAGCCGCCCTCTCTCACGAACGCTGTCTTTCAGTCCTTCGAACTCCTGCCGAGTCCCTAAGACTCCTTGCTCCTCCCGCTCGTGGTCCTCGGCATCCTCGTCCTCCTACTCATCCTATTCATCCTACGCCACTTACCCGTCCACCTATCGGCCTCTCATCCCCCGGCCATTACTCGGAGGCCAATCCTTCAGATGCCGTCGAAAGCTCTTCGATTCCTTCAGAGagatccttcctcctcctcctcctcctgcccctgCTCCTCCTGCCCCCATGCAAAGCTCGCCGAAGGATGGCCCGAGAATTAGGTCGAGGGACAACGCTTGCAAGGCGCAGACTTCCTTTTTCCTCGAAGGACTCCCATACCGGCGGGTCGAGAGGCCGCAGTTTAGAATCTTTAGAGACCTAGGGTCAGGACAGTTTCCTGAGAATGTTGAACGGCA GCGTCATTCCTTCCAACAACCATTGCCATATTCTGATCTGGATTACCTGCTCATCAAACGCAAAACTTCGGTAACACCTTCGAAGTTGTCGGAAGTTGAAAACCAACTTCCGAGTGGCACTCCCAGTGGCACTCCGACGAAATCAGACGAGGAACACTCCAATCCTTCGGTCATTGTAAACGACGTGAAAAAACGGCAGTGCGAAGACGAATGTGACACTCTGGAGTTCAGACCAATCAGAATATGA